The sequence actatccaagaatgtgtcctcaaaatctcaaaagcaaattcaaaatattttcggagttacagaaggaattgtgagcaagcgtcgagcaggtatacgagcggccggatcgctcgaagtgcgatttctcggttttttatttttacgatttttcctaattggcgggaaagatagggaaaaagttaaacgtcctatcgaaacgagataacattgattgtattcggaattaaattcctttctagttgaacctaaaaaaaccttaagaaagttatgattaacccactttttaaacaatctaaagtgaatttgtttttccaaaaaaattaacttttttttttaatatattagcgaaaaattgttgaatttctcactttttgttaaattttcttggtttaactagaagctatactatactaaaataaaatttttttgggtttttggtttttgatgaaagtggcgacctgcatctttcccgccgcacgacacatgcacactcgaggcgcctcggcaaaatgcttgtaccaggcataatatgacatatattttaatgaaaaaatttgagaagactgttgaaatatataacaataaaacctgaaagtttcgttttaaTCGAATAtgtctttccttcccaaaaaaaatccacgaaaaaatcgattttttgaagtctCTAAAGCAGGCCCCCCCTTAACTGATGTTCGAAATGCATATGTTCTACCACATCCTACGCCATTTTCTGACAATTGCTGATGAAAATATGCGCaattataacaaattttctCCTTCCGAGTTTCGCTTTTGATTGTTTAAGAACCAGTAAAGAAGCAGACGCGCcctttgaattgtttccaaagtCTAAGGAAATTTTAATGATTCAACCAGAAATTATCTCCGCTTGTAATTTGGGAAGGTGCAATTTAACGAACAATACCCGCCCTTTTTCCCCATAGTAATAATGCAGTAAGagttagttattattattattattttattattattaggattaaaatgattattatttcattttttttattataattattacattatcttttctcattattattaatattatattatttcatgttttttctctcattttattattattattattattttcattcttaTTTCGACATTCACTTCTTTTTATTGTATCTTTGTCTTTAGCAGGACTTCTTCATTtctgtttctattatttatatattgtttagcgattatttgttgcttttttttgtttgttttttgttttttctctttttttgtgtttttgttttttactgttAATACTAAGCCTAGCACTACAATACACAGTACAATACAGAAAACTAACTTAACTATTTAAAGCCGTTCCTTATGATTGCCGCATTGGAGATCGTAATTTCTATGCTCACAATGCATTGCCCAAGCCGTAGGGTTGAGTGAATGCATGAGTGCATTGGCAGTTGGCGTGCCATACGCTTGACGCTACAGGGAAGTTTGCACAGCCCGCAGATCGCCAATTCGGCGTGCCAATTGTGCGCATTTCGATATCACTACAAAAATGTGATTAGAAAAGTAATCATCTTTTTCGTAGGTGATATTTACTTTTGCCACACGTAGATTTACTGCCAACATGTTGCGAAAAGCATTAGTACCTCAGCTAGATGAGACCCACCAGGTGCCACTCACACGCAAAAGGGGCTCTCTTAAGGCGCAAGAAACTCCCGAATGGTTCGCCAAGCTGTACAAATGCAAcacacaaaatgtcaagcagcACCTCTACATATATGCAATGGAGGCTTTGTGCCACATTCGAGAGCGGGCAACATTGTCCAAAAGTCATCGTCATTGCAGGAATTTACCAGCTTTGCATTTGCAACTGATTTACGCAAACTGAAGTGGTCAAACATAAGGAACATCGCCGAAGAAAGCCGTGAACCAAACGTTTAGCAGACGTCAGAATGCATATCTTAATTAGCCACAAATACAAAGGTGTTCCAGTCAAGTTCTCACTGAATGACTTTCGTACCACTGtcatcagcaagcaaatgcagCGGTGTTTCGAGCACTCATCTCCTCAGTCATCTTCATAAAGGCAGCAATCTGCTTCGGACTTCAACAAGTCACACAAGAAATCAAACTTTCTTCTTCAAGCAAAAATTTATGGTCACTTTCTATGTATCCCGAAGGTGAGACCTGTAGGTTCATATAGGGGCTCAAGAATGTCCGCAGATATTCCAACTAATGCTTACAAGTCTCCAACCTCATGGCTACTATAGAATGAGATCACTATAATtttagattgaaaaaaaaaaaacttcatccATGTACGCAATATGAGGTGAAGCAAATTGTCACCAATATTGTTGAAGTATGGCTGGTTCGAATTGTGACTCGAATATAATAATTCGTTTTGTTTAAAATCTGATTTCAAATATCTTCACGGGttgaagaaatattgttttCGGCAATGAAGGAACTCCATTGCTGGCGTTCGTAGCCATCTGGAGCCGTGCTTGACACAGCGTGAACTCGCGTTTGCGGTTGGATGAAAGACGTTTGTGAGTCCAAGGTGCCGCCACTCCGTACAACTCTATTGGAAATAATAACGCATTTAAGACAAAGCAATCAAAGCACCGCTAAAGTGCAAAGAAAACTTTGCCCTTCCACGTAAAAATTCCAATAGTTTTGTAGGGGCAAAGAACAACTCGAACTCACAATAAttatttctatgtatgtatatgtgaatttatgtactaatactaagtctaaatagttttgttgctgttgttgccgcTATTCATCAACAAATCAACACCGTTGGATGCTGTTTCTCCGCTTCGTTGGTGAGAGCGAAAGTTTTGCTTCAGTAATACGGTACCGGCGTAAGCTGCTCAGATTGAGACGTCACTAAGCTATGATGTCATTTTCCATTGGTTgatgttgtgtgtgtgtgtgtggtagtCACCGTATTTGATTCATCGTTCGAAGTTCTCCGCTTTCGACACTCTGCGAATGTGTGACCTCGGAAGTTGCAATGTGTACATCGTTTGGTAAGTTTAAAATCACGCACTGGACCTGTTTGCACTTCCTTTGATTTCAAGTTAAGGTGTTCGATAATACGGCCCTTCTCAAGTAATTCGCGGAATGTCTTAATGTCTTGGCGTAGAATATTCTTACGATACTTGATGTTCAGCAGACCATAGACCAAATCTAACTCGGTTTCCTCGTCGTGACGTCCCTCTGGCAGTTGTGCAAGTAGAGCGCGCTTCTGGCAGATGAACGTATCAATAGCAGCGCGGTCGTCTTGTTTGTTTTCAAAGATCTCCAAGTAAATCTGGTATACGGGTTTGGTGGGCGAAAAGTGGTCGCGTATCAGAGCGATGGCGTCCGCCCAAGTTTTCGCTTCTTTGCGCACGCCTTGCCACCAAGTGGACGCTAGACCATAGAACAGTAAAGATAGCCCCTTAAGCGCATATTCGTCGCTGATCGACTCGATTTCTTTGTAGGTAACAATGGAGGTGATGAACTCCTCGACAGCCTCATGGTCACGCTGACCTCCAAACCGGCTGCTACAGTTGGTGAAGTTGCCCTTGGTTTGGATGGTAGCTGGAGCGGCGCTGCTGGCGCCTTCCACGGCGGCCAAACGTACCGACTCGATTAGTGACTGCAGTTGTTCGTTTGTCATTCGTACGACGTTTTCGGCCATTTTGTTGAATAttaatgtttgtttgtttgttattgtaacaaagtagttttatttattgtttgttgtagaTGCGACACTGGAGCGTTTGTTGTTGGCAGCAGCGAACAAAGCCAATTGCTGATGGTGAATGTCTTCCTGGCGCAAATATTATTCACTGGCTGTGGTCGTAAGAGACTGAAATTGATTTTGAAGTCAATCGGATTTTATAGTCACAGAAGAGgagagaaaaattctttatattgAGTACATTGGACCAAAGCCTGCAGTTGTTGGGAGAAATATGTTTTAATCCGTTATTTTCAATTATCAAAATTTACCCCGTTGGTATGCACTtttgtacaaatacatacatacatacaaacatatttggcaGAGAAATAACTAAGTTACACCCAAACGCACTCAATTACGGGAGGCGTCATGTGCAAAAGCTACTAAGGTCAGTTGGTTTGCTTTTTcagatgaaatataaaattcttgaAATCAGATACAATTTCTACCAATAgtaaaatactttattattgaaataataagaaaacaaGGAGAGCTTAAGAAAGTCGATGAGGAAAATACGGGGCAAAGCGGACATGGTATTCCTTTTCCAAGAACAGCCCTGCCGTTACTCTAATGCCTTACTCTTACGCTAACTCTTTGGGATAGCCAGTTAGGCAGCATGGCTTAGTTTGACTCAAGAAGTTTGGGGGTGTATGAAGACTGACAAGTTTGTGCATCCGATAGACTTAGTTAAGAAGAACTTAGTGGGTAATTTGGTACAGCGGACAAAGCTAAGACCACAGTTATACCTATACGAGTACTAAATAGCAGACAGTCTAAGCTCCTCAGGCTTACTTTAAAATGGAACCGTCACTTTTAtgtagctttacttttttcaacatctggtcgcattgcgcgcgattgcagttgttgttggtgttcttctgctttcagcagtcaaatctctctctcgctactgcagtgttgcctagctttggatataaaaacgcactaaaatgcccatttaaagaaattaaaatacaagatttttattgaatcgcttaaagaactttgtatgcgtcacaaattgtctttaaaatgtgcgttttttttttaaataaatgtgttatgcttatctacaatttaatttatgagtttttttgttaagggaatgacttttttgctatatttgaggttatgtaacttgataaggtactcttttgtTTTGTCGTTATAGTTTCTTTAGTATGTTCTGCtactttgttgtttatttttaccatAAAAACACCTCTGGATGCTCTATGTCCCTCTAAGGATAGAGGACCGGAGGAAATGATTACAcgtctatggttttaatccgcattcagtaaattcaaacgccttttaaaatgtgtaaaaaggttttcaatattaagaagagttgagagagggacatttattattcttgcataaccttaaaaggagcaaaaaataaaatttacactttcaaaatatcaaattttataagaacccacaaattttcattaacactaatATCTTCTCAGattgaccttttttaacattcttttgtttaataataaagttttttgctttaatttatagtttcggtagctttaaattaaaaataagaaacaaacaccaacttaaaaactttcgcattttgatatataaaaatgcactaaatttattgcgaagagcaaatggttggcaacactgcacaactcggccaATGTGACTTCACGctctctctgatgggcgcaatcttgtttctatcattcttggtaaaTACTAGGCTGCTCAATAAGTTTTTCGGGTCGATAAGaaatacacaattttatggtttaaatcacactttattattcagtagagTCTCTGAGTCCCGGtacatcaatacacttgctcCAGTGAgactccaatttatgaattccataccTGAAGTGACCATCTGAAAGTGCTGCAAAATACGCcgcacagctgttatgacctcctGATTTGATGAAATACACATTAcacgtttgaatttttttaggtctgcaaaTAGCTGGAAGTCGCTAGGGTCCAATTCTGGTGATtgcggtggatgctccaacaattcgacctttattttagattttattcATAGATTTTAACtgttgtcaaaatgctcttctcGGCacagtgcattgtcctgatgaaaaataatttttttcttttgtgaactgggtattttttcacgtttttttccttcagctggccCAAAAGGGTTAggataatattcagaattattgttttaccagtttgcaagtaatctacAAACAAAATCCCTTtcacatcccaaaaaactgatgctaacaccttcttaacCGATTTTCGGACACGAACTCATTTCAGAGCCGAAGAACCTGGTTCACACCACTCTCTAACCTCTTGCTTTGATTTAAGACAACGTATTTGAAAAGGaatctaatttttattacaaactctctgctttttattacaatttctaATGCAGCCGCCCCTCgagtaaagaacaacaaaatttaaatatataaattagtcAGACTTCTCTTATTTTTCTATCTACTAAATcttttgcttcttcttctttttccaaaCTTAGAATTGGGTGATgtaatattacaaatatttaaataaggcaGTCTTAAATGCATAGTTCCCTTGTGACCTCGAATGTTTATGCTCAGACTGTAGTGCCCTCGCTAAACCTTTAGCTGGTGATACTACCAACCGCATTTGAACCGAAATACGGATCAGTTCCTCCAGATTTTAATGCTTTCGGTAAATCACACTAGTGAATAATCTGAATAAACTGAACACTGCAACACGAAAAATTTCTGTGTCTCTTTGAGAGAGCCAAGACTATCGGAACATTTCCGGAGGCGAAATGAGCGGCGAATCTAAGCCGTAGAGTTGAGTAAATGAAGGAGTGCAAATCAGTTGGCGAATGACGATCTCGATCCCATTGTTGTACAATTTTTCGAtatcattacaaaaatgtaaatataaaagtattaaaacgtttaaaaaaaacttgcaaGTGAGTTTCGGTTTTGTCACACCACAAACTCTCACTGAATGCCTATTTAACCACTGTCACCAACAGGCAAATGCAGCGATGTTTCGAGTACTCATCTCCTCAGTCATCTTCATAAAGGGAGCAATCTGCTTCGGATCCCAACAACTCACACAATAAATCAAACGTTTTTCTTCGACCGAAAGTTAGTCGTCACTTTCTATTGTATCCCAAAGGTGAGACTTGTAGGTTCATATTGAGCCACCGGAATGTCCGCAGAGATGCTAGCTACTATGATAAGACTATATATGAAATATGGAATATGATCTCTAATATGAAGGACTCTTTAAGAAATTCACTACAgaagaaatttctaaaatttccgCCTCTTCTGTCTCGTTGTAGACTGAGCAGTTTGCGTACTCTTGGCATAAATTAGCGTCGAAGTTTCTGTGCACTACAGCTCGGTGTGCGCCTTAGCTTTCTCCACAACTTTTCTCCATGCATCTCGGTGCATAGCCAAATTACGGTAGCTGGTCGCTCCTATGCTTCTTAGATCGTCCTCAACGTCGTTTAGCCATCATTTTCGCGGTCGCTCTCTTCGCTTTTAACCAAACATGCGGGCATCCTAAACTTTGCGCGGTATTCTTTCAaaacttgaaagaatactcaacccACCACAGATTGACATTGCGACAGAAGATCTAGCAGCTAGATATGCCGCAAGACTTAACGCAACGGttgaatttacctgtaaaacattcggacacagctcaataggtACGAGTTATCGGACCAATACGGATTATATGACTTCGAAACAcaattgggtgaagagattccgaacaactatagaagaagaggggtggaaaagaggtatgaaacctagccccaatacgcttaatatatttactgacggcTCGAAAATGATGGACGGAGTAGGTGCAGTGATTTATTGGGCAGAGCTGGACATCGGACGGCCAATTAAGCTCCCTGACtactgcagtatttttcaagcagaagtctttgcggtaggaaaTTCCGCAGAAATAGCCCTAGCAAAAACGTCgaggcattgcaggaaacgaaattgtagatgagattgccaaaagcgctgtttacatacaattcgaacaagaaaacaacATACCGAAAGCTTTAAAAACGGTATACAATggcatcgctgcggacatgaaaacacggatagaccggcggtggaataatctagccacttgcagaTAAATACCCCAGATATacgtactagccctgtctagaaaggaaagcagaactcTCTAGAAGAGAGAGAAATTCTAGAACTCCTTCTATGTTCTTACCCTGCATTAGCTacaacccgaatgaaatgcttaggagctctgCAATATGAGTGGTTAAAATGTCTCTCGGTGTtcgagcttcagagcttactttcGCAAAAGACGCACTCATACTAtgtacaagaagcctactacaaggaaacgtaaaggTCAacctccatctggtaccactaaggattaatcggtctatgtgatggctttcagccagccaggtcaacctaacctaacctttcatCTGGTTTTCTGCAAACGTATCCCAGCCAGCGGATGCACTGCGATTTAACAAACCGCACGACTTTTTCTCCATGTAGGAATTCCTCTACCTCGTTGTTACAGAGACAA is a genomic window of Anastrepha ludens isolate Willacy chromosome 6, idAnaLude1.1, whole genome shotgun sequence containing:
- the LOC128865864 gene encoding activity-regulated cytoskeleton associated protein 1-like, with the protein product MAENVVRMTNEQLQSLIESVRLAAVEGASSAAPATIQTKGNFTNCSSRFGGQRDHEAVEEFITSIVTYKEIESISDEYALKGLSLLFYGLASTWWQGVRKEAKTWADAIALIRDHFSPTKPVYQIYLEIFENKQDDRAAIDTFICQKRALLAQLPEGRHDEETELDLVYGLLNIKYRKNILRQDIKTFRELLEKGRIIEHLNLKSKEVQTGPVRDFKLTKRCTHCNFRGHTFAECRKRRTSNDESNTVTTTHTHTTSTNGK